From the genome of Opisthocomus hoazin isolate bOpiHoa1 chromosome 8, bOpiHoa1.hap1, whole genome shotgun sequence, one region includes:
- the WNT16 gene encoding protein Wnt-16 → MGCGARLGPRLLRAALLLALCPADGAWTWLGIAGGPEKPGCASPPLSRRQRDLCEQKPELVPAIREGARLGLRECRSQFRHERWDCRPPPAGDAGAAGAGAVAFGHQLSSGTKETAFIYAVMSAGLVHSVTRSCSAGNMTECSCDTTLRHGGSASEGWHWGGCSDDIHYGMAFSRKFLDVPVKNATGKSGSGLAAMNLHNSEAGRQAVAKLMSVDCRCHGVSGSCAVKTCWKTMSSFEKIGRFLKEKYENSIQISDILKKKLRRKEKSQRKIPIGKDDLLYLNKSPNYCVEDQKLGIPGTQGRECNRTSEGPDGCNLLCCGRGYNTHVVRHVERCECKFVWCCYVRCRRCETMTDVHTCK, encoded by the exons ATGGGGTGCGGGGCCCGCCTCGGACCGCGCCTGCTGCGGGCAGCGCTGCTGCTCGCCCTCTGCCCCGCCGACGGCGCCTGGAC GTGGCTGGGCATCGCCGGCGGGCCCGAGAAGCCGGGCTGCGCCAGCCCGCCGCTGAGCCGCCGGCAGCGGGACCTGTGCGAGCAGAAGCCGGAGCTGGTGCCCGCCATCCGGGAGGGAGCGCGCCTGGGCCTCCGGGAGTGCCGCAGCCAGTTCCGACACGAACGCTGGGACTGCCGACCGCCGCCCGCCGGGGacgccggggccgccggggccggggccgtcgcCTTCGGGCACCAGCTCAGCAGCG GGACGAAGGAGACCGCGTTCATATACGCCGTGATGTCGGCAGGCCTCGTGCATTCGGTGACGCGATCCTGCAGCGCAGGAAACATGACCGAGTGCTCCTGCGACACGACGCTGCGGCACGGTGGCTCAGCCAGTGAGGGCTGGCACTGGGGCGGCTGCTCCGACGACATCCACTACGGAATGGCGTTCAGCAGAAAGTTCCTGGATGTGCCCGTTAAGAACGCAACGGGCAAGAGCGGGAGCGGGCTGGCGGCGATGAACCTGCACAACAGCGAGGCCGGGAGGCAG GCTGTAGCAAAGCTGATGTCAGTGGACTGCCGTTGTCATGGTGTTTCTGGGTCCTGTGCTGTGAAAACTTGTTGGAAAACCATGTCATCCTTTGAAAAGATTGGCcggtttttaaaggaaaagtatgAAAACAGCATACAAATATCAGacatactgaaaaaaaagctACGCAGGAAAGAGAAAAGCCAGCGAAAAATACCAATTGGGAAGGACGACCTGCTGTATCTGAACAAATCGCCCAATTACTGTGTGGAAGACCAAAAGCTGGGGATCCCCGGGACTCAGGGGAGGGAATGTAACCGCACCTCGGAGGGACCGGACGGCTGCAACCTCCTGTGCTGTGGGCGCGGGTACAACACCCATGTTGTCAGGCACGTGGAAAGGTGTGAATGCAAGTTCGTCTGGTGCTGCTACGTGCGCTGCCGGAGGTGCGAGACCATGACCGACGTACACACCTGCAAGTAA